The genomic segment ATTACCTCTATGGGACCACTGGAAGTTGGCCTTCAGATGAGGTGTTACGTGACCAGTAGTAGCGTCGACTGAAACGGCACAACGTAGTAACGTACCGTCACCACCACAAGCGGGACAGAAGTGTTTTGGCTTACCATCCTTGGGTAATGGGAAGATTCTAAAGCATGCATGGCATCTTAGCATGTAGTTACGCAAGGTACGGATACGTAGACCTGACATGaaattcattagatttAGATTTAACTGCAGGGCAACGTTTTGTACTGCAAAATCACCAGATGCCAATGCCAGTTGATTAGAGGGGGAATTTAGAGCCTTGGTACGTTCCTCTTCAGTAGTTTCCACCCATTGGGAGCCTGTAGTATCCTGGCCGCTATCACGAACCATGACTTCTGTCAGATTATCCATGCTAATCCAATCGCCATCGTCGTCATCGTACTCACCATCACTTTCGTGCAAGGGCTCCATAGAAGAAGTTTCTTGTTGCTCTGCTTCATGGTTGGATACAGGTTGTTCCTGCTTCTGCTCTGGTTTCTGTTCCTCTTGCGTTTCTGGCTTCAGTTGCTGTTCTGCTTCTGGTTTTTGTTCCTGCacattttctctttcctctttcttGGCTCTTTGTTTCTTACCACCTCTTCTAcgatttttcttcttggtgGATTGCTCTTGATCTTGTAAGGGTTTTTGAGAAGATTTTGCTGGAGAATCAGCGGCTTTCTCCTTTGGTTTCTTTACAGGTTTCTTGTTAGTTTTATCATCCTTTGGCTTTAAATGATCCAATGAATCTCCTGGCGTCTTTCTCAGCCTCCAGTCTCCTTTGTTCAGTTCAACTTCTAATTCGTAAGCTAGTGCCAAAATATGTATATCGTTAGCACTTAGAACCATGTAATCACCAGTCAACTTGGCAAATGTACTGACTCTTTTAATCGATTCTTGCTTTGGATGTCTCAACGTCAAAGAACCTAAACCTTTCCAAATCtctaaatttttccttGCATTAGCATCACGGATCTCACCAAAGACCGTTGGAGTAGTATAGAAGGACTGTGCAAAGTTTTGGTAATGTGAATACGGTTGTGTAATTAAAGGCGTCGCATCTAGCACTAGTGCCTTCACATGAGCCGTGTTCGTTTCTGtcattggtaaaattgaCTCCTAGACTTCAACAAAGCAACTGGTAAACCTCCAAAGTGCTTCTTTTATCGAATACTGTGCAATTTTAAATGGGATTTTAAATGTTAAAACTCATCTCATCGGTGAAATTTTGacattttttcaacatgcGATGAGCGTTGATACTAAATGTAAGAAACATGGTGCACTACAGATCGAAAGAAACAGGCACAATTGATCACCTAAAATCAGCTGGATCGATTGCCAGAACTACTGGACAATGCTATCACAGCGTATAAGTCGCACTATTTCTCGGTAGAACAACTCTTTTAAGCTTTAAGTCTTACAACTGGCTGAAGGTCGCTTAATACGTAAATTATGCGGACTGATCAAGTTACCTAGATTCATTGTCACTTCTAATCTGCCACTGAATGTTCTAAGAGAATCCGCAACAATAGCTTGATATGCCTGTTGAGACGGATTTAAAGGATGCATACCAGCTGCTGTACGATAAGCATGAACCCCTGAAGGCTCTACAGAGGTACGACGGTATTCTAAAGCAGTACCCTGAGAATCTGGTGGCAACTATATATAAGGCAGCTGCGCTTGAGAAACTCTATTTTGGATCTTCTGATTGGCACAATGGGCAgactttggaaaattcaaGAGATCTTTTGGGGAATGCCCTGATCTTGGCTCAGAAAAGGGGAGACAGGTCCAAGATTGCATTGGTATATTTTCGTCATTTCATTcacaatttcaattctaaaaaATATGCAGAAGCACAAACATATATGGCTAAATGTAAGGAATATGGATATCAGGATGATACTCTCCCTATGTGGGAGTATCAATTACAAAggaaattggataaattagCTCAGAAGGGTGTTAAAGTTGAACCCGCCAAGACGATTACTACTCCTGTAGAAGAGCCTAAGGATTCAAAACAGACTACTGAAAAAGAGAACACTTCGACATCCTTTGCCACAGCATCGACCCCCAAATTTAGAACTGATTGGTACCAAACTTCCAACACGGTGGTTCTTTCTATATTCACCGCTAATCTCCCAAAAAATAAGGAATGCGTAACACTCCAAGTGTCcaagaaaaataaaagggATTTGGAAATGACTTATCCTATCCCTGATGCTTCATCTGAATTTCAGTACAATTTGAGCTTGTCTCACGAAGTAGATCCAGAAAACATTCAATTAAACATATTTACcaaaaaaatggaaatcaCTCTGGCGAAGTTAACTAAAGTCAACTGGAGAACTCTGGAATATACTAATGAATCTGAAAACGTTTCCACTTTCCAGCAACCAAAGATTGGAAGTAAAGGCACTAGTCCGAGTGGGTCTTTGGGTTACCCAACGTCTTCTAAGAAAAGTATCGATTGGTCTAAAGTGGATCtaagtgatgatgaagatgagaattCAGGTACCCCTGATGCATTCTTCCAAAAGTTATACGCGGATGCGGATCCTGACACTAAACGTGCCATGATGAAATCTTACATGGAGAGTAACGGTACCGCTCTCAATACGAATTGGGAAGACGTTTCCCAGGCACCAGTAGAAACTTCACCTCCAGAAGGTATGGAACTAAAACACTGGTAAACGAAATGAGTAGTATTACATGCATTAAATATTAGTAAATAATACTTTGATtggaaataaaaaaagtatTAGAAAATCGATTGGAAAACAATAATATCacaattcttcattcaTGGAGCTTGTTGCCGACTTGGACGGATGGTACGAACTTTTGCTAATTGTTCATTCTTCCATGTATTAAAGTCCTTCTCATTATCCTCATCCAAGATACTAGTGTCATCAAATCCGCTCTCCAAATGAGAATCCTCGCGAACTTTGAGTGTACATTTACCATCAGGAGATTTAGAGATTTTGTAAACACTGTTATCTGGTTCTCGGTAAGGGCTACTGAAATTTAGAAACTCACCCTTCTGTTGTAGGCGAGGTGTTGAGTCCACTAAATTTTCCTTATCAACGCTGTTCATAAACTCTTGGGTCAAAATGGAACTTGATTTGGATAGTGTTGGTATTTGGCTTCTCTGTTGATTGATTTTATTGGGTGATACTTGGAAAAGAGTCGCGGGTCTAACTAAATTTGCAACAGGTCGAGGTTGAAAAACGGGAGAGGAGGATAAATTACCAGAGTGTTTCCTTGCTATGCGCGATGGTTCTGGAATCCTCGTGTTAGGGAGCCTTGTTACTAACTTGGGCGGTAAAAGAGAGTTTGCTTGAACTGTGGGACTAGCCGCCTTGAACCCTCTCATATATTTCTTATTTTGAGAACTATCCAATTTAGTAGTAGTGCTGTCATTTACTGTAGGGAAACCCCCTATGATTTTAGTAACCGGGGTTTGATTCATAAAGCTAGAAGCCCGATGATTCGTTACCGGGGTTGGCACTGGTGCTGCCGCTGGTATCTGTGTTGGTGCCCGAGTGGTTTTTGCTCCTATGGCGCGAGCAGGGATAGTGGACCTTCTTCCTTTCTCtggaattgattttttaGTCACTCTACcttcattattactacttGACCTCGTAGAAGAATTCCCCATTTTGGAATTAGTTCCTCCCAAATTGAGCCGGCTCTTGGGATACTTGCTAATaagttcttcttcaacttgaGTCACGATTTCCATCATATCTTGTCCATTGACCACCAGTGGTTTACCAAATGTTGTCTGAATGTCTTCTAATccattctttaaatctttAATGACACGAGGAAAGTGCCTAGTGACTCTCTTCCTCgttttttcctcttgcaaaagaattttgtGAGAGTTTCTAGCTAGGAGACGTGATGAATCCTTAGAACTTGTCTCTAGAGACAACTTGTCAGCTCTTAAGGATTCGAACTCTTGAACCAACTGTAGGGTAGGTTTGTATACGCTTAATTTTTCCTCCAGggatttaatttcattttcacaAGCTTCTAATAACCTTTCATCGTCTTCTAGTGTAGTACTTGATTCTCTCAAAGATTCAAATATGTAGAGAAACTGTGatttttcctcatcttcgTATTGTAAAAAAGACCATAATTCTTCGATTCTTTGCGATGATTCCTCAATTAAGGTCtttattaattttttcttcatttcttctaatttttccaattctctgACTATCTTTCTCGTAACCGCCGTGGAGTGACCCTCGCAGTGCTTCAAAAAGTTGTCGATATACGCTTGCGGTATTTTTAATCTATTCCATAGCGATTCGCACTTGGTCAAAAGTGCCTCTTTGATCTCCTTACGTTTTTCATATATTGTTTGTTGTTCTCGAAGCACCTTTTCCAAGGATTCGATTGTAGACTTGTGTACAGAAGTGTACATCTTGGGCATGACATTAGAATCTAATTGTAGATAAAGGGACAAAATTCTTTGTACCTGTGGATCTAAATCCGTTTTTAGCTCTGATACCAGTTGTGAAATGTTGTTTGCTACAGATTTTAGATGTGAAATCCTAAAATCATATTCCTCTTGATATATTTGTATAGTTTGTcccaaaatttgaattttatcCTCAGAAATGTCATTGAAATGGTCGTTGTATAATAGTTCTCCCTTATGATCCACAAAGTAGtttgaaataaaatcaaGGTTAGTTTGATGAGATTTTAAATCTTCTCTGTAATGTTTCAGTGATTCTAAACTTGGCAGATCATTAACCATTTCACCACCATTCGGTAAATCACCCAATTTTTCTCCAACTACCTCTACTAATGCTTGTAGTCTAATGCTGACTTCCATATACCTTATAAAGGCAGGCAGGTATGATTTAAACACAAATCCTCTAGCAGTTCTGAGTAATTTCCTTTTGCTCAATATTGAAAGTGGTTTCTTCGGTGATTGGAAAACAGTCTTACAACTGGGTATTAGAATGGCATTTCTTACATAGATGTCTGGGATGGTATCAATACCACTTGAATCACGCATAATTTCCAGCATACgatttaaaatttcttgagcagtttcattttcctcagttaaattcttcatatCGTTCTCTGCATGATCAAAAAAGCTAGTTATAGAACCTGATAGTGTGTTGAAGATTAGTTTTTCCTTCCCTACGATCTCTGCATTGGAATAGCCAATCTTGCGGTAGATAACGTTGAGACCTTCCAGCAGTTTCTCCAATTGCCTCGAAATTAGGTTGAAGTTTTCCTTATAGGTATCATCTATGCgaaattcttgatttgATAGGCAATTCGTCCCGTCGGTATTCCCCTGGGCAATGC from the Zygosaccharomyces rouxii strain CBS732 chromosome B complete sequence genome contains:
- the SGT1 gene encoding co-chaperone SGT1 (similar to uniprot|Q08446 Saccharomyces cerevisiae YOR057W SGT1 Probable cochaperone regulates activity of Cyr1p (adenylyl cyclase)involved in assembly of the kinetochore complex associates with the SCF (Skp1p/Cdc53p/F box protein) ubiquitin ligase complex); protein product: MPVETDLKDAYQLLYDKHEPLKALQRYDGILKQYPENLVATIYKAAALEKLYFGSSDWHNGQTLENSRDLLGNALILAQKRGDRSKIALVYFRHFIHNFNSKKYAEAQTYMAKCKEYGYQDDTLPMWEYQLQRKLDKLAQKGVKVEPAKTITTPVEEPKDSKQTTEKENTSTSFATASTPKFRTDWYQTSNTVVLSIFTANLPKNKECVTLQVSKKNKRDLEMTYPIPDASSEFQYNLSLSHEVDPENIQLNIFTKKMEITLAKLTKVNWRTLEYTNESENVSTFQQPKIGSKGTSPSGSLGYPTSSKKSIDWSKVDLSDDEDENSGTPDAFFQKLYADADPDTKRAMMKSYMESNGTALNTNWEDVSQAPVETSPPEGMELKHW
- the ASE1 gene encoding Ase1p (similar to uniprot|P50275 Saccharomyces cerevisiae YOR058C ASE1 Member of a family of microtubule-associated proteins (MAPs) that function at the mitotic spindle midzone required for spindle elongation undergoes cell cycle-regulated degradation by anaphase promoting complex potential Cdc28p substrate), with product MFDAMTSASTSPTSDSKHHSDTNSVNTMTTAVPQLLSTPGTHTSQNEPKEYMKLTPVHLQCLTSPLRQGGIAQGNTDGTNCLSNQEFRIDDTYKENFNLISRQLEKLLEGLNVIYRKIGYSNAEIVGKEKLIFNTLSGSITSFFDHAENDMKNLTEENETAQEILNRMLEIMRDSSGIDTIPDIYVRNAILIPSCKTVFQSPKKPLSILSKRKLLRTARGFVFKSYLPAFIRYMEVSIRLQALVEVVGEKLGDLPNGGEMVNDLPSLESLKHYREDLKSHQTNLDFISNYFVDHKGELLYNDHFNDISEDKIQILGQTIQIYQEEYDFRISHLKSVANNISQLVSELKTDLDPQVQRILSLYLQLDSNVMPKMYTSVHKSTIESLEKVLREQQTIYEKRKEIKEALLTKCESLWNRLKIPQAYIDNFLKHCEGHSTAVTRKIVRELEKLEEMKKKLIKTLIEESSQRIEELWSFLQYEDEEKSQFLYIFESLRESSTTLEDDERLLEACENEIKSLEEKLSVYKPTLQLVQEFESLRADKLSLETSSKDSSRLLARNSHKILLQEEKTRKRVTRHFPRVIKDLKNGLEDIQTTFGKPLVVNGQDMMEIVTQVEEELISKYPKSRLNLGGTNSKMGNSSTRSSSNNEGRVTKKSIPEKGRRSTIPARAIGAKTTRAPTQIPAAAPVPTPVTNHRASSFMNQTPVTKIIGGFPTVNDSTTTKLDSSQNKKYMRGFKAASPTVQANSLLPPKLVTRLPNTRIPEPSRIARKHSGNLSSSPVFQPRPVANLVRPATLFQVSPNKINQQRSQIPTLSKSSSILTQEFMNSVDKENLVDSTPRLQQKGEFLNFSSPYREPDNSVYKISKSPDGKCTLKVREDSHLESGFDDTSILDEDNEKDFNTWKNEQLAKVRTIRPSRQQAP
- the NOB1 gene encoding rRNA-binding endoribonuclease (similar to uniprot|O00021 Saccharomyces cerevisiae YOR056C NOB1 Nin1 (One) Binding protein essential nuclear protein involved in proteasome maturation and synthesis of 40S ribosome subunits required for cleavage of the 20S pre-rRNA to generate the mature 18S rRNA.) gives rise to the protein MTETNTAHVKALVLDATPLITQPYSHYQNFAQSFYTTPTVFGEIRDANARKNLEIWKGLGSLTLRHPKQESIKRVSTFAKLTGDYMVLSANDIHILALAYELEVELNKGDWRLRKTPGDSLDHLKPKDDKTNKKPVKKPKEKAADSPAKSSQKPLQDQEQSTKKKNRRRGGKKQRAKKEERENVQEQKPEAEQQLKPETQEEQKPEQKQEQPVSNHEAEQQETSSMEPLHESDGEYDDDDGDWISMDNLTEVMVRDSGQDTTGSQWVETTEEERTKALNSPSNQLALASGDFAVQNVALQLNLNLMNFMSGLRIRTLRNYMLRCHACFRIFPLPKDGKPKHFCPACGGDGTLLRCAVSVDATTGHVTPHLKANFQWSHRGNRYSIASPLSKNYQKKYGKKGHVHSKPQEIPILREDQKEYHQMMSQDEWTRRHNEKVLDNYIGGGTADNYLSPFAIQGLKHHSVRVGRGRYVNSSRKRRS